A genomic segment from Nicotiana tabacum cultivar K326 chromosome 7, ASM71507v2, whole genome shotgun sequence encodes:
- the LOC142162014 gene encoding uncharacterized protein LOC142162014 — protein MGEVQCNFTLMVDECYNSITRQRSGTSYVSDYYIKLKDLWDEFEALDPAPCDCEKSRDYVAVMKRQKLYQYLVVSNLALSIITFSQIILNSLEITLSIKEPIVTTVTTVRRRDTTRNCWKIIGYPQGVMSKKKGGAAAYNICIEDPNQTIYNQTSAQTGVQMQRQPSTSRDSSSRRQAVICTFTKEQYEQNLQMPNKSSMTAPSANMAHTTCTCCVFLVSNKPPEWIIDTRATNYMVSDLKLLSKSEEIKPSNPKKDLYSGRVKEIGKEYNGLYMLIPHTNKSNQETTIIVKDSTEPKEKYDIELWHKRLGHTQHSKCVNIIRTNNELELVNSTCSDLFSNLGMIHQRTYVYTPQQNGVAERKHGHILEDFVSLNAHEVVPYAIANYVSYSGLSRKYQAYLATFSSIVEPATYTEASQDPRRVDAMKAKIEALEAITPETLSLFLKERSQLVVNDYIKSNTRPQVKWRDSRLVAAQKWHIHQNVFLQGDLFDEIYMQFPPGFKSQGESQPVCRLHKFLYGLKQDPRQWNEKLREALYQFGFVESQYDHSLFIKQTTEGIMIVWYGILMHQRKYALEFISKLGLGEANPVATLLEVNAKLTTKEYDDHLGASSDVVDAKPVSTATKEVTYGGSNESC, from the exons ATGGGAGAGGTGCAATGCAATTTTACTCTCATGGTTGATGAATGCTATAACTCCATAACTCGTCAGAGGAGTG GTACATCATATGTTTCTGATTATTACATTAAGCTGAaggatttatgggatgagtttgAAGCTTTAGACCCTGCTCCATGTGATTGTGAGAAGTCCAGAGATTATGTTGCTGTTATGAAGAGACAAAAGTTGTACCAAT ATCTAGTGGTTTCCAACCTAGCTTTAAGCATAATAACTTTCAGCCAAATAATTCTCAACAGCCTGGAAATTACTTTAAGCATAAAAGAACCTATAGTGACTACTGTGACTACGGTAAGAAGAAGGGACACAACAAGGAATTGCTGGAAGATTATTGGTTATCCACAAGGTGTCATGTCTAAGAAGAAAGGGGGAGCTGCAGCTTACAATATTTGCATTGAAGATCCAAATCAGACCATCTATAATCAG ACTTCAGCTCAGACTGGAGTGCAAATGCAGAGACAACCCTCAACCTCAAGAGACAGCTCATCAAGAAGACAAGCAGTAATATGTACGTTTACTAAGGAACAATATGAACAGAACTTACAAATGCCGAATAAGAGTTCTATGACTGCTCCCTCAGCAAATATGGCACACACAACATGTACTTGTTGTGTTTTCTTAGTGAGTAATAAGCCCCCAGAATGGATCATTGATACAAGGGCTACAAATTATATGGTGTCTGACTTAAAGCTATTATCTAAATCAGAAGAGATTAAACCTAGTAATCCTAAAAAG GATCTCTACAGTGGGAGAGTGAAGGAGATTGGTAAGGAATATAATGGTCTTTATATGTTGATCCCTCACACAAATAAGAGCAATCAAGAAACAACAATAATAGTCAAGGATAGTACAGAACCTAAGGAGAAGTACGATATTGAATTGTGGCATAAGAGACTAGGACAT ACACAACATAGTAAGTGTGTTAATATTATCAGGACAAACAATGAATTGGAACTTGTCAATTCAACTTGCAGTGATCTGTTTAGCAATCTTGGAATGATTCATCAAAGAACCTACGTATATACTCCTCAGCAAAATGGTGTAGCCGAGAGGAAGCATGGACATATTTTAGAG GATTTTGTATCATTGAATGCACATGAGGTTGTACCATATGCAATTGCAAACTATGTCTCCTACAGTGGCCTGTCCCGTAAATACCAAGCCTATCTTGCAACCTTCTCCTCTATTGTAGAACCTGCTACATATACTGAAGCCAGTCAAGATCCTAGGAGGGTAGATGCTATGAAGGCTAAGATTGAAGCACTTGAAGCAATTACACCTGAGACATTGTCTCTCTTCCTGAAGGAAAGGTCCCAATTGGTTGTAAATGATTATATAAAGTCAAATACAAGGCCTCAGGTGAAGTGGAGAGATTCAAGGCTAG TTGCAGCTCAAAAGTGGCACATTCATCAGAATGTTTTTCTTCAGGGTGATCTATTTGATGAGATCTATATGCAATTTCCACCAGGATTCAAAAGCCAgggggagtctcaaccagtgtgCAGGCTTCATAAATTCTTGTATGGCCTGAAACAGGACCCTAGACAGTGGAATGAGAAACTCAGAGAAGCTTTATATCAATTTGGCTTTGTTGAGAGCCAATATGATCACTCTTTGTTCATCAAGCAAACTACTGAAGGCATAATGATAGTGTGGT ATGGGATTCTTATgcatcaaagaaaatatgctttagaGTTTATCTCTAAACTTGGGCTTGGAGAAGCAAATCCTGTAGCTACTCTACTAGAAGTGAATGCAAAGCTGACTACCAAGGAGTATGATGATCATCTTGGTGCTTCAAGTGATGTTGTAGATGCTAAGCCAGTTTCTACAGCAACAAAAGAGGTCACATATGGAGGCAGCAATGAGAGTTGTTAA